Proteins encoded together in one Aminipila butyrica window:
- the recJ gene encoding single-stranded-DNA-specific exonuclease RecJ — protein MSLSGRKEYGEQMEKWILMNRKADLKRLSEEFGIDPLVAKLIRNREVIADEEIEAYLQPSLDQLHDPFLLADMEKAVELVQEAIAEKWKILAVTDFDCDGICTGYILKHGLAEVGGNVQIEIPERIRDGYGINSRIVRQAAAQGVRLIITGDNGIAAAQVIAEAKAYGIQVVVTDHHEVPYMLEQGEKMYQLPPADAVVDPKRADCSYPYEGICGAVVAWKLIQALYIAMGRGIKKAEAFLPYAAIATVADVMDLRDENRAIVKKGLEAINSLIGGEGAAHLGLRQLIEANGIENVTSYSIGFVLGPCLNASGRLETADMAIRLLEAQEQAEARQLAIHLKELNKERKGMTEDGIRQALEIIQQQKMEEDKVLVLKLEAVHESIVGIIAGRIKERYTRPVLVLTQAEDGLKGSGRSVESYNIFEKVSQCKDLLEHFGGHPMACGLSMKEENLSELRQRLNQECGLTKEDLVAQVRLDAQVDLAYFTEEIIRGLEIMEPFGKGNGKPLFGEKEVSIRRLAYIGKENNYLRLNLSGKDSRDKKALYFGDGQGLVAYLQEKYGEEEVQKAFQGEPNQIQLMIAYYPQINVYNGSSSIQFIISHYR, from the coding sequence TTGTCTTTATCAGGTAGAAAGGAATACGGTGAGCAGATGGAAAAATGGATATTGATGAACCGAAAGGCAGATTTAAAGCGGCTTTCGGAGGAGTTTGGCATTGATCCGCTAGTAGCTAAGCTCATTCGCAATCGAGAGGTAATCGCGGATGAGGAAATAGAGGCTTATTTGCAGCCCAGTCTGGATCAGCTTCACGATCCGTTTCTGCTGGCAGATATGGAAAAAGCGGTGGAACTGGTGCAGGAGGCCATCGCTGAAAAATGGAAAATATTAGCGGTTACCGATTTTGACTGTGACGGCATCTGCACCGGCTACATCTTGAAACATGGATTGGCTGAGGTGGGCGGTAACGTGCAGATTGAGATTCCGGAACGAATCCGAGACGGCTACGGCATCAACAGCCGGATTGTACGCCAGGCGGCAGCTCAAGGAGTCCGCTTGATTATCACTGGGGATAACGGCATTGCTGCCGCTCAGGTGATTGCTGAAGCGAAGGCTTATGGTATCCAGGTGGTAGTTACAGATCACCATGAAGTGCCTTATATGCTGGAACAGGGGGAGAAGATGTATCAGCTGCCGCCGGCCGATGCGGTAGTGGATCCCAAGCGAGCGGATTGCAGTTATCCTTATGAAGGAATCTGCGGAGCGGTGGTGGCCTGGAAACTGATTCAGGCGCTTTACATTGCTATGGGCCGGGGTATAAAGAAGGCAGAAGCTTTCCTGCCCTATGCGGCGATTGCTACGGTGGCCGACGTCATGGATCTTCGTGATGAAAATCGGGCTATTGTGAAAAAAGGGTTAGAAGCAATTAATAGCTTGATCGGCGGCGAAGGTGCTGCACATTTGGGTTTACGTCAGTTGATTGAGGCAAACGGTATTGAAAACGTTACTTCCTATAGCATCGGGTTTGTGTTGGGGCCTTGCTTGAATGCCAGCGGGCGGCTGGAGACAGCAGACATGGCTATTCGGCTGTTGGAAGCACAGGAACAGGCGGAGGCTCGGCAGTTGGCTATTCACTTAAAAGAATTGAATAAGGAGCGGAAGGGCATGACCGAGGATGGTATCCGTCAGGCGCTGGAGATTATTCAGCAGCAAAAGATGGAGGAAGACAAGGTTTTAGTTCTCAAGCTAGAGGCGGTTCACGAAAGTATTGTGGGAATTATCGCTGGGCGAATCAAAGAGCGGTATACCAGACCGGTCTTGGTGCTTACCCAGGCAGAGGATGGGCTGAAAGGTTCTGGACGTTCCGTTGAAAGCTACAATATTTTTGAAAAGGTCAGCCAGTGCAAGGATTTGCTGGAGCACTTCGGCGGTCATCCTATGGCTTGTGGTCTCTCCATGAAAGAGGAAAATTTATCTGAGCTCCGGCAGCGGCTAAATCAGGAGTGCGGGCTGACGAAGGAGGATTTGGTGGCTCAGGTACGGCTGGATGCTCAGGTAGATCTGGCTTATTTTACGGAAGAAATTATCCGCGGGCTGGAGATTATGGAGCCTTTTGGTAAAGGCAATGGGAAGCCTCTCTTTGGAGAAAAGGAGGTCAGCATCCGTCGGCTTGCTTATATAGGAAAGGAAAATAATTACCTGCGGTTAAATCTGTCAGGAAAGGATTCAAGGGATAAAAAGGCTTTGTACTTTGGAGATGGGCAAGGTTTGGTGGCTTATCTTCAGGAGAAATATGGAGAAGAAGAGGTGCAAAAGGCGTTTCAAGGAGAGCCAAACCAGATACAACTGATGATTGCTTATTATCCGCAGATTAACGTGTACAACGGAAGTTCATCTATACAGTTCATCATCAGCCATTATCGGTAA
- a CDS encoding ferritin-like domain-containing protein yields the protein MTLLETLQTYMNESVADSAYYRQLAEMAPDQTSRDLLQDMAANEMQQAEEFGVIYQGMTGDVYTPRITTSLQRHSYREGLQNQSLAEGYRYRNYMGSYNRNRGLGDALLLGSLFSAGVNKNLNSLALLYLLSRV from the coding sequence ATGACATTACTGGAAACCCTCCAAACGTACATGAATGAAAGTGTTGCCGACAGCGCCTATTACAGGCAGCTGGCAGAAATGGCGCCAGACCAGACCAGCAGAGATCTGCTCCAGGATATGGCTGCCAACGAAATGCAGCAAGCCGAAGAATTCGGCGTTATCTATCAAGGGATGACGGGTGACGTATATACCCCCCGCATCACCACCTCCCTCCAGCGGCACTCCTATCGGGAAGGCTTGCAAAATCAGTCGCTGGCAGAGGGCTATCGCTACCGCAATTACATGGGCAGCTACAATCGAAATCGAGGCCTGGGAGACGCGCTGCTGTTAGGTTCCTTGTTTAGTGCCGGGGTCAATAAAAACCTCAATTCCCTGGCCCTGCTCTACCTTTTAAGCAGAGTCTAA
- a CDS encoding sensor histidine kinase yields MEKINSIYDIVDADALQEMQDNFAKAFGMGFISVDYKGNPIGEYSGFSEFCSRGREDSAFKNLCYQCDAHGGLHTAITGKPHIYICHAGLLDFAIPFIYDGEYYGAMMGGQISTYFEDVRMDKGLERVIERKVNWEKNPELVEKYKNVYKMPFDRIEAVMNLMFNHTQRLLKEGSHKRAQEALEVKNAQILEERSRRIELEKSLRENQQFSAAAALKSVNLFSSLNTISRLAFIEEAKSTENAVYVLSDMLRYTSEKRDSQVSTVGDELTYAENYLKMQRIRLEDRLNFEIDLDEDFYNIACPFMILQPIVENAVEYAVQPRKEGGNIKIKGVQRGEDLIISIEDDGNGISKETVENIMNEEFSLRTEVNRYDLHNINKRLTGIFGKKYKLKIENVSEGMGTIVHLKLPVRSNLVK; encoded by the coding sequence ATGGAAAAGATTAATTCAATTTACGATATCGTAGATGCCGATGCGCTGCAAGAGATGCAGGACAATTTCGCAAAAGCTTTTGGCATGGGCTTCATATCCGTCGATTACAAAGGCAATCCCATTGGAGAGTACAGCGGCTTTTCAGAGTTCTGCTCCCGGGGCCGGGAGGATTCGGCGTTTAAGAACCTCTGCTATCAGTGCGACGCCCATGGTGGGCTTCATACAGCCATTACCGGAAAGCCTCACATATATATTTGTCATGCTGGACTTCTAGACTTCGCCATTCCCTTTATCTATGATGGAGAATACTATGGGGCCATGATGGGAGGCCAGATTAGCACTTATTTTGAAGATGTCCGCATGGATAAAGGTCTGGAACGGGTCATCGAGCGAAAAGTGAACTGGGAGAAAAATCCAGAGCTGGTAGAGAAGTATAAAAACGTATATAAGATGCCTTTTGACCGGATTGAGGCGGTGATGAATCTGATGTTTAATCACACGCAGCGGCTTTTAAAAGAAGGCAGCCATAAGCGAGCTCAAGAAGCCTTGGAAGTAAAAAATGCACAGATTTTAGAGGAGCGTTCCAGAAGAATTGAACTGGAAAAGAGCTTGCGGGAAAACCAGCAATTTTCGGCTGCGGCAGCACTAAAATCTGTCAACTTATTCTCTAGCCTCAACACCATTTCCAGATTAGCTTTTATTGAAGAAGCCAAGAGCACAGAAAACGCGGTTTATGTACTCTCCGACATGCTTCGTTACACCTCAGAAAAACGGGACAGTCAAGTGAGCACCGTAGGCGATGAACTGACCTACGCAGAAAATTATTTGAAAATGCAGCGCATTCGACTGGAAGATCGGCTGAATTTTGAAATTGATTTGGATGAGGACTTTTATAATATCGCTTGTCCTTTCATGATTCTTCAACCCATCGTGGAAAATGCTGTAGAATACGCCGTGCAGCCCAGGAAGGAAGGGGGAAATATAAAAATTAAGGGGGTACAGAGAGGAGAAGATCTGATTATTTCCATTGAGGATGACGGAAACGGAATTTCCAAAGAGACGGTGGAGAACATTATGAATGAAGAGTTTTCCCTGCGGACAGAAGTGAACCGTTATGACCTACATAACATTAATAAACGGCTGACTGGCATCTTTGGAAAGAAATATAAACTAAAAATAGAAAACGTATCAGAAGGAATGGGCACAATAGTACATTTGAAATTACCGGTAAGAAGTAATTTAGTAAAGTGA
- the ftsE gene encoding cell division ATP-binding protein FtsE gives MIVFENVTKTYKTNIGLDHVSVKINKGDFVFLVGPSGAGKSTFIKLILKEIDADSGSIKVNGTEITTLSNRKIPKLRRSTGIVFQDFRLLPKMTVYENVAFAMEIVHMSSRAIRRQVPQVLSLVGISNKANKYPDELSAGEQQRVAIARAIVNNPTVLIADEPTGNLDPDTAWEIMRLLEQINLRGTTIVMVTHAKDIVDKMGKRVIVIEKGKIVRDDVGAYLKEEDAQKHKHMGMYTGGVFGRHV, from the coding sequence ATGATAGTTTTTGAAAACGTTACCAAGACCTATAAGACCAACATTGGTCTGGATCATGTCAGCGTGAAGATTAACAAAGGGGATTTTGTTTTTCTAGTAGGACCCAGCGGGGCTGGAAAATCTACTTTTATCAAGTTGATATTAAAAGAAATCGATGCAGATTCGGGCAGCATCAAGGTCAACGGGACGGAAATCACCACCTTGTCTAACCGAAAGATTCCAAAGCTTCGGCGGAGCACAGGTATTGTCTTTCAGGATTTCCGGCTGCTGCCAAAGATGACCGTTTATGAAAATGTAGCCTTTGCTATGGAGATTGTCCACATGAGTTCCAGAGCTATCCGCCGGCAGGTGCCTCAAGTGCTTAGCCTGGTGGGTATCAGCAATAAGGCGAATAAATATCCAGATGAGCTCTCTGCGGGAGAGCAGCAGCGGGTGGCCATTGCCAGAGCCATCGTTAACAATCCTACTGTACTCATCGCCGATGAGCCTACGGGAAATCTGGACCCGGATACCGCCTGGGAGATTATGCGGCTGTTAGAGCAGATTAACCTGCGGGGAACGACCATTGTCATGGTAACTCACGCCAAAGATATTGTAGACAAAATGGGAAAGCGGGTTATCGTTATTGAAAAAGGTAAAATCGTCCGAGATGACGTAGGAGCCTATCTAAAGGAAGAAGACGCCCAAAAGCATAAGCATATGGGCATGTATACAGGAGGTGTATTCGGCCGTCATGTTTAA
- a CDS encoding LysR family transcriptional regulator has protein sequence MTLQQMKYAIEIANKGSINLAAKSLFISQPSLSGTIKELEDEIGIDIFLRTNRGITITPEGSEFLGYARQVVEQYSLMEEQYIEKKVRKKYFSVSTQHYSFAVKAFVEMVKELGMEQYEFAVHETRTHEVINDVKIFKSEVGILYLDDFNEKVLRKLLNESELEFIELFPCSTYVYLWKGHPLASQQLISMEELEPYPCLSFDQGEKNSFYFAEEVLSTHEYKRIIKANDRATMLNLMVGLNGYTLCSGLICEELNGSDYQAVKLDSDEIMHIGYIKHKRIPLSTEGKKYLEKLLKYQDLVL, from the coding sequence ATGACACTCCAACAGATGAAATACGCCATCGAGATTGCCAATAAAGGATCCATCAACTTGGCAGCCAAATCCCTGTTTATCTCTCAGCCCAGCTTGTCCGGCACCATCAAAGAGCTGGAGGATGAAATTGGCATTGATATTTTTTTGCGAACCAACCGGGGCATCACCATCACCCCAGAGGGCAGTGAATTTTTAGGTTATGCTAGGCAGGTGGTGGAACAGTACAGCCTGATGGAAGAACAGTACATTGAGAAAAAAGTGCGTAAGAAATATTTCAGTGTCTCTACCCAACACTATTCTTTTGCAGTGAAAGCCTTCGTGGAAATGGTCAAGGAACTGGGTATGGAGCAGTATGAATTTGCCGTCCATGAGACTAGAACCCATGAGGTTATCAATGATGTGAAGATCTTTAAGAGTGAGGTGGGCATTCTCTACCTGGACGATTTTAATGAAAAGGTCCTGCGAAAGCTGTTGAATGAGAGCGAGCTGGAATTTATCGAACTCTTCCCTTGCAGCACCTATGTGTACTTGTGGAAAGGACATCCCTTGGCTTCGCAGCAGCTTATCTCCATGGAGGAACTGGAACCGTATCCTTGCTTGTCCTTTGACCAGGGGGAAAAGAATTCTTTTTACTTTGCGGAGGAAGTGCTGAGCACGCACGAATATAAGCGGATTATCAAGGCCAACGATCGAGCTACCATGCTGAATCTGATGGTGGGCCTCAACGGATATACCTTGTGTTCTGGCCTTATCTGTGAGGAACTAAACGGCAGTGACTATCAGGCAGTAAAGCTGGATTCCGACGAAATCATGCACATCGGCTACATCAAACACAAACGAATCCCGCTGAGTACAGAGGGCAAGAAGTATTTGGAGAAGCTGTTAAAGTATCAGGATTTAGTGCTGTAA
- the ftsX gene encoding permease-like cell division protein FtsX, whose translation MFNSIRYTLKQAFIQVFRNRTMSLASVFSITAMMLILGLFFVLIVNINMAAEAAKQEYDTVQVYLLNTTTNEQAESMISEVSGMRGVAKAVYLSKEDALADWKADWGEQAYLLDSLNGNPLPNSIMVTVDTLEASDAVVANLKQKDGVEDVKYYKETVEKLVKITGAIQGAALVIMVFLVVVSVVVVSNTIKLTVLARAREIRIMKYVGATNWFIRGPFLLEGIIIGVVSAGISAGVVAFVYGKVVDLIGRDLFLILSTPMVSQSFLTVNLVYIFLAIGVSIGACGSIVSMRRFLDT comes from the coding sequence ATGTTTAACAGCATTAGATATACCCTCAAGCAGGCGTTTATACAAGTATTTAGAAATCGAACCATGAGTTTAGCCTCTGTTTTTTCTATAACGGCTATGATGCTCATCTTAGGACTGTTTTTCGTCCTCATTGTCAACATCAACATGGCAGCAGAAGCCGCCAAGCAGGAATACGACACGGTGCAGGTCTATCTGCTGAATACCACGACCAATGAACAGGCAGAGAGTATGATCTCTGAAGTCAGCGGTATGCGGGGAGTGGCGAAAGCTGTCTATCTGTCTAAGGAAGATGCTTTAGCAGATTGGAAAGCTGACTGGGGAGAGCAGGCTTATCTGCTGGACTCGCTCAATGGCAACCCTTTACCCAATTCCATTATGGTGACGGTAGATACCCTGGAAGCTTCCGATGCGGTGGTAGCTAATCTGAAACAGAAGGATGGCGTAGAAGATGTCAAGTATTATAAAGAAACGGTGGAAAAGCTGGTAAAGATTACGGGGGCCATTCAGGGAGCTGCGCTAGTAATCATGGTTTTCCTGGTGGTCGTTTCTGTGGTAGTAGTTTCCAACACCATTAAGCTGACTGTTTTAGCCAGAGCGAGAGAAATCCGCATTATGAAGTATGTAGGTGCCACCAACTGGTTTATCCGAGGACCTTTTCTGTTGGAAGGCATCATTATCGGCGTTGTTTCAGCGGGGATTTCCGCAGGGGTTGTCGCTTTTGTGTATGGTAAGGTCGTCGATCTTATCGGTCGGGATTTATTCTTGATTTTATCTACACCGATGGTGTCCCAGAGTTTTTTGACCGTAAACTTGGTATATATTTTTCTGGCCATCGGGGTCAGCATTGGTGCTTGCGGAAGTATCGTTTCCATGAGAAGGTTTTTAGACACATAG
- a CDS encoding O-acetylhomoserine aminocarboxypropyltransferase/cysteine synthase family protein, translating into MSKKTRENRNFKFETLQLHVGQESADPVTDARAVPIYQTSSYVFHNSQHAADRFGLRDPGNIYGRLTNPTEDVFERRIAALEGGVAALAVASGAAAVTYAIENIAQVGDHVVAAKNIYGGTFNLLEHTIKQYGVEATFVDPFNEEEINGAIQENTKLIFIETLGNPNSDVVDIEKIAAIAHNHKIPLVVDNTFATPYLVRPIEYGADIVVHSATKFIGGHGTTIGGVIVDSGKFDWEASGKFPSLTEPNPSYHGISFTKAVGAAAYVTKIRAILLRDTGATLSPFHAFLFLQGLETLSLRVERHVENALKVVEYLSKHPQVEKVNHPAATEDAEQKALYSKYFPNGGGSIFTFEIKGDDQKAKDFIDQLELFSLLANVADVKSLVIHPASTTHSQMTEEELQGSGIKPNTVRLSIGTENIQDILEDLEEAFKAIQ; encoded by the coding sequence ATGAGTAAGAAGACAAGAGAAAATCGTAATTTTAAGTTTGAAACACTACAGCTGCACGTTGGACAAGAGAGTGCTGATCCGGTAACGGATGCCAGAGCTGTACCGATTTATCAGACATCCTCCTATGTATTCCATAACAGCCAGCATGCAGCAGACCGGTTTGGACTGCGGGATCCAGGTAATATCTACGGGCGGCTGACAAATCCTACCGAAGACGTATTCGAAAGACGAATTGCAGCCTTGGAAGGCGGCGTAGCCGCACTGGCTGTGGCTTCCGGTGCCGCTGCTGTTACTTATGCTATTGAAAACATCGCTCAGGTTGGCGACCACGTGGTGGCGGCTAAGAACATCTACGGCGGAACCTTCAACCTTTTGGAGCACACCATCAAACAGTACGGTGTGGAAGCTACTTTTGTAGATCCTTTCAACGAAGAGGAGATTAACGGGGCGATTCAGGAAAATACAAAATTGATTTTCATTGAAACCTTAGGCAATCCGAATTCCGACGTGGTAGATATAGAAAAGATTGCGGCCATTGCCCATAACCATAAAATTCCGTTGGTAGTAGACAATACTTTTGCTACGCCATATCTGGTGAGACCAATTGAATATGGTGCGGATATTGTGGTTCACTCTGCTACCAAATTCATCGGTGGACACGGTACCACCATCGGCGGTGTCATCGTCGACAGCGGCAAGTTTGACTGGGAAGCCAGCGGCAAATTTCCATCTTTGACTGAACCAAACCCAAGTTACCACGGTATCAGCTTCACGAAGGCTGTTGGCGCAGCTGCTTACGTGACCAAAATTCGGGCTATCCTGCTGCGGGATACAGGAGCTACCTTGTCTCCATTCCACGCATTCCTTTTCCTTCAGGGATTGGAAACCCTATCTCTGCGAGTAGAGCGGCACGTGGAAAATGCGCTTAAAGTAGTGGAATACTTGAGCAAACACCCACAAGTAGAAAAGGTAAATCATCCAGCGGCAACGGAAGACGCAGAGCAGAAAGCTCTCTACAGCAAGTACTTCCCAAATGGCGGCGGGTCCATCTTTACCTTTGAAATCAAGGGTGATGATCAGAAAGCAAAAGATTTCATCGATCAGCTGGAGCTGTTCTCCCTGCTGGCCAATGTTGCTGATGTGAAGTCTTTAGTTATCCATCCAGCTTCCACCACCCATTCTCAGATGACCGAGGAAGAGCTGCAAGGCTCTGGCATTAAGCCTAACACGGTTAGACTGTCCATCGGAACAGAGAATATCCAGGATATTCTGGAGGACTTGGAAGAAGCATTCAAGGCTATTCAATAA
- a CDS encoding AraC family transcriptional regulator gives MCKVLVVDNDRIERHVTREVLNRSFDSIDYVFEADDNDEALSVLGESKIDLIISNMGYSSVNLMKMTHFAKHKNPRTGIILTTSKSEREIAHEVLKLKADGYLLKPFNPDLLLSIAKPYVAEKAAESYEQQRTKTEDALAQLKAGIRDHLYKQCIDVAKKYLDEVYDAGGDMNERCQMVVSYLQGVTDISAEYDLDIQDMLHTVTREVKLKFDKYGLRYNTYVLITDVITQLFDELDKDYYYTDDVTKVLNFIDRNIKGGITLEEAAEHVNMSSCYFSKLFKKATNENFITYVTNSRIELAKEMLRYTTMPIINIAYELSYNETNYFSKAFKKKVGSTPTEYREQFL, from the coding sequence ATGTGTAAAGTACTCGTAGTAGATAATGATCGGATTGAAAGACATGTGACGCGGGAAGTTTTAAACAGGAGCTTTGATTCTATTGACTATGTTTTTGAAGCAGATGACAACGACGAGGCCCTAAGCGTGCTGGGGGAGAGCAAGATTGACCTGATTATCTCGAACATGGGGTATTCCAGCGTTAATTTAATGAAGATGACACATTTTGCTAAACATAAAAACCCTCGAACCGGCATTATCCTGACCACATCCAAAAGCGAAAGAGAAATTGCTCACGAAGTACTCAAATTAAAGGCTGACGGATATCTGCTAAAGCCTTTTAACCCCGATTTGCTTCTGTCCATCGCCAAACCTTACGTAGCAGAGAAAGCAGCGGAAAGTTACGAGCAGCAGAGGACAAAGACCGAGGATGCCTTAGCACAGCTGAAGGCGGGAATCCGTGACCACTTATACAAGCAGTGCATTGATGTGGCAAAAAAATACCTGGATGAAGTCTATGATGCTGGCGGCGATATGAATGAGCGATGCCAGATGGTAGTCAGCTATCTGCAAGGGGTTACTGATATTTCTGCAGAGTACGATCTGGATATTCAGGATATGCTCCATACAGTTACGAGAGAAGTAAAATTAAAATTTGACAAATACGGACTGCGGTACAACACGTATGTGCTCATTACAGACGTCATCACACAGCTGTTCGATGAATTAGATAAAGATTATTATTATACCGATGATGTGACCAAGGTTTTGAATTTTATCGACCGAAACATCAAAGGCGGCATCACCTTGGAAGAGGCAGCTGAACATGTAAATATGAGTTCCTGCTATTTCAGCAAACTCTTTAAAAAAGCCACGAACGAAAACTTTATTACCTATGTTACCAACAGCCGTATCGAACTGGCTAAGGAAATGCTTCGGTATACCACCATGCCGATTATTAACATTGCGTATGAGCTTTCCTATAATGAGACAAATTATTTCAGCAAAGCTTTTAAAAAGAAAGTCGGGAGCACTCCTACAGAATACAGAGAACAATTTTTATAA
- a CDS encoding murein hydrolase activator EnvC family protein, producing the protein MRKIISWTLVAVLIFSFGTLGLSYADNTAQNQLSDVNGQLSDVKSQLKEGKKLENSLNKEIQSLENKIKSSQAEIDALGGNIAATQQKITEALAELDELEKDMEVQNTNLNSRLRTMYKNGSAGFMDVLLGSNSITDLMTNLDRVQRIYDSDKQLMEQLQEEHNLIDAQKKNLLTLQAQLVAAKEEEAQKKEALTEDQSEVTDKKAQVASDNKALEEMEQAFLAEANRLKAEILASQSTGTTYQGGSMAWPAPGVTRITSPFGYRIHPILKVKKLHTGVDIGAPSGTTIVAANGGTVIKAGWNNSYGNMVMIDHGGGIVTLYAHNSSLKVSTGTVVTRGQAVAISGSTGQSTGPHLHFEVRVNGNYVDPMSGWIAN; encoded by the coding sequence ATGAGAAAAATAATATCCTGGACTTTAGTGGCGGTATTGATCTTTTCCTTTGGAACCTTGGGGCTGAGCTATGCGGATAATACAGCTCAGAATCAGCTGAGTGACGTGAATGGTCAGCTCAGCGATGTAAAGAGCCAGCTGAAAGAAGGAAAGAAGCTGGAAAATTCCTTAAATAAGGAAATTCAAAGTTTGGAAAATAAGATTAAATCTTCTCAAGCGGAGATTGATGCCTTAGGGGGGAACATTGCCGCTACCCAGCAGAAGATTACGGAAGCGTTGGCAGAGCTGGATGAACTGGAAAAGGACATGGAGGTTCAGAATACCAACTTGAACAGCCGCCTGCGGACTATGTATAAAAATGGTTCTGCCGGATTTATGGACGTGCTGTTAGGTTCTAACAGCATTACGGATTTGATGACTAATTTGGACCGGGTGCAGCGGATTTATGACAGCGACAAACAACTGATGGAACAGCTCCAGGAGGAACATAACCTGATTGATGCCCAGAAGAAGAATCTGCTGACGCTGCAAGCCCAACTGGTAGCAGCCAAAGAAGAGGAAGCCCAGAAGAAAGAAGCGCTGACGGAGGATCAGTCGGAGGTAACAGACAAGAAGGCACAGGTTGCCAGCGACAATAAGGCGCTGGAAGAGATGGAACAAGCATTTCTGGCTGAGGCCAACCGGCTGAAAGCGGAGATTTTGGCATCTCAAAGCACGGGCACTACATATCAGGGCGGCAGCATGGCTTGGCCAGCCCCAGGAGTCACCCGGATTACTTCCCCTTTTGGATATCGAATTCACCCGATTTTGAAGGTAAAAAAGCTTCATACAGGAGTAGACATCGGTGCACCATCGGGGACTACCATCGTGGCGGCTAACGGAGGTACCGTGATTAAGGCGGGCTGGAACAACAGCTATGGTAACATGGTTATGATTGACCATGGAGGTGGTATCGTCACCCTATATGCCCACAATTCCAGTTTGAAGGTGAGCACTGGTACCGTGGTTACCAGGGGACAAGCCGTGGCTATATCCGGTTCTACCGGCCAGTCCACTGGTCCGCATCTGCACTTTGAGGTGCGGGTAAACGGAAACTACGTGGATCCTATGAGCGGCTGGATAGCTAATTAA
- a CDS encoding S41 family peptidase encodes MVQIKKRNLIIVVVVAALLGGGLTFAGMTWLPDSVRISKADYGDYQTMVKRYGKVEALYETLNKYYYQDLDQDKLVQGMLYGLFEGTGDPYTNYMSKEEYDNLMIKTTGQLEGIGVTVGANSDGYIVVVSTIKDSPAERAGLQSGDLITKVDGTAYKGSQLDTAVANMRGEAGSKVQVTYVRNGKSLSADLTRASIKLESVYAETLDSGLGYIYISNFETNTPEEFEKELRNFEVKGVKGLIIDLRDNGGGVVESGIKVADYLLDEGVLAYMEGKAQERTDMKTTEGKTALPYVLLINGGTASTSEILAAGIKDNKGGAIVGTTSFGKGVIQSMLPLKGGDAVKITIAQYFSPKGTVIQGVGVEPDYVVELPEGSKTDIQLNKAVELLTKGL; translated from the coding sequence ATGGTGCAAATTAAAAAGAGGAATCTAATTATTGTAGTGGTGGTGGCCGCGCTGCTGGGAGGTGGACTTACCTTTGCTGGCATGACCTGGCTGCCAGATAGCGTACGCATAAGCAAGGCGGACTATGGGGACTATCAGACGATGGTCAAACGATATGGGAAGGTGGAAGCCCTCTACGAAACCTTGAACAAATATTATTACCAGGATTTGGATCAAGATAAATTGGTACAGGGCATGTTATATGGACTTTTTGAGGGGACGGGAGATCCGTATACTAACTACATGTCCAAGGAGGAATATGACAATCTGATGATCAAGACCACCGGTCAGCTGGAGGGCATTGGTGTTACCGTAGGGGCTAACAGCGACGGCTATATCGTCGTGGTATCTACCATAAAGGACAGTCCGGCAGAACGGGCGGGTCTCCAGTCCGGGGATTTAATTACTAAAGTGGATGGAACAGCCTACAAAGGCTCTCAGCTGGATACGGCGGTGGCCAACATGCGGGGAGAGGCCGGATCTAAAGTTCAGGTCACTTATGTACGGAACGGTAAGAGCCTCAGTGCAGATTTAACTAGGGCCAGCATCAAGCTGGAATCGGTCTATGCGGAAACGCTGGACAGCGGACTGGGCTATATTTACATTAGTAATTTTGAGACCAATACGCCAGAAGAGTTTGAAAAAGAATTGCGAAATTTTGAGGTTAAAGGCGTGAAGGGATTGATTATCGATTTGCGGGATAACGGCGGCGGAGTAGTGGAAAGCGGCATCAAGGTAGCCGATTACCTGCTGGACGAAGGCGTGCTGGCCTATATGGAAGGCAAGGCCCAGGAACGGACAGACATGAAGACTACCGAAGGGAAGACGGCTTTGCCTTATGTACTGCTTATCAATGGAGGTACAGCCAGCACCTCAGAAATATTGGCAGCGGGTATCAAGGATAATAAGGGTGGGGCCATCGTCGGCACCACATCTTTTGGAAAAGGCGTTATCCAGTCTATGCTGCCGCTCAAAGGCGGAGATGCGGTGAAAATTACGATTGCCCAGTACTTCTCTCCAAAAGGAACGGTGATTCAAGGCGTAGGGGTAGAACCAGATTATGTGGTCGAATTGCCGGAGGGGAGCAAGACCGATATTCAACTGAATAAAGCGGTAGAATTGCTTACGAAAGGCTTGTAA